In Thermanaerothrix sp., one genomic interval encodes:
- a CDS encoding UvrB/UvrC motif-containing protein, producing the protein RVIMKCDICGEREAIVFIHQVGSEGPTELHLCEVCAQNHGLVHLSEDVGKALMELIKNFPQPARTNRGKKNGGNEFCPFCGTTWRDIQKSQRAGCSRCYAIFKNLLKKEILSYGKEGGYKGRLSVALRNQQNRQNELERLRKLLQQALEKERYEEAAQYRDAIQQLEQGA; encoded by the coding sequence AGCGAGTAATCATGAAATGTGACATATGTGGGGAGCGCGAGGCCATCGTTTTTATTCATCAGGTAGGAAGCGAAGGTCCCACAGAGCTTCATTTGTGCGAGGTCTGCGCACAAAACCATGGCCTGGTACATCTTTCGGAGGATGTCGGAAAGGCCCTGATGGAACTTATTAAAAATTTTCCTCAGCCGGCTCGAACCAATCGGGGGAAAAAGAACGGGGGAAACGAATTCTGCCCCTTTTGTGGTACCACCTGGCGGGATATCCAGAAATCCCAGCGGGCCGGCTGTTCCCGCTGTTATGCCATATTTAAAAACCTTTTAAAGAAAGAAATTCTTTCTTATGGGAAAGAAGGGGGATACAAGGGCCGTCTTTCGGTGGCTCTCCGCAATCAGCAGAATCGGCAGAATGAGCTAGAACGGCTACGGAAACTGTTGCAGCAGGCCCTTGAAAAAGAGCGATATGAGGAAGCGGCACAGTATCGGGACGCAATTCAACAGTTAGAACAAGGAGCATAA